GAGCGCGCGAGTCACGCTGCTCAGCGCACCGCGGTGCGGCGCTGCTCGAGCACCTTCTGCATCTCGCCGAGCTTCGTCGCGGTGAGCTGGTAGCGCGCGAAGTAGAACGTGCCGAGCATCAGGATCAGGATCGTGGCGGGCCCGTAGATCATGCCCAGGTGGCGCACGATCTCGGGCGGGACCGAGCCGCGCTCCGCGTTCACCGGGAAGCCGATCAGGTCGAGCGCCACGCCGGCGATCAAGTGACCGAGCCCCGACGAGGCCTTGCCCGAGAAGGCGACCGCGCCGAAGAAGATCCCCTCCTGGCGCCGGCCCGTGTCGTACTCGTGCTCGTCGGTGAGGTCGGCCATCATCGAGGTGGCGCTGATCAGCGCCGCCGCGCCGCCGAAGCTGGCGAAGAACCCGAAGAAGCCGAGCAGCCCCAGATACGCGGTCTCGTTGGCGCGATCCGGCCAGATGCCCAAGAGCTTCAGCACCGGCCCGGCCACCACGGCGACCGAGAAGATCGCCACGCCTGCGAGAAACGACGGCTTCTTGTCGAGCCGCCGCGACAGGATGGTCCAGAACGGCACGCCCACCACGAGGCCGGCCAGGCTGAGCAGGTTCACGCTCAGAATCTCGCGGCTGCCCAGCTCCCAGAAGTGCGCCGACAGGTGCAGCCCGAGGGTGGTCTGCACGCCGCGCGTGACGAAGAACACCAGCGTGCCGACGAACAGCGCGCGGAACGACTCACTCTTCAGCGAGTCGGCCAGCTCGCGCACGAAGCGGCCCAGGCTGAGCGGCTCGGGCGCGTGCGTGGGCACCGGGAGATACTTGATGCGCGAGTGGGTGCCGAGCGCCGACCACAGCACCGCGCCGGTCGCGAGCGCCGCGAAGAACAGCGCGAAGTGCGGATACGCCGCGAGGTTCCGCTGCCCGAACGGGTGCTCGACCGTGTCCTTGAAGAAATAGCCCAGCCCGACGATCGAGGCCCCGAACCCGCCCACGAACCCGAACAGGATGCGCCAGCCGCCGATCGACGTGCGCTCGTGGTAGTCGGGCGAAAGCTCCGCGCCCAGCGCGTTGTGCGGGATGAGATACACCGCCATCGCCATGCGCACGGCGATCGCGAAGGTGGTGAGCCACAGGAAGAGACCGGCCTCTCCGAGCCCCGCGGGCGGCGCGAACAACAAGTAGAACATCAGCCCGAACGGGACCGCGCCGCCGTACATGAACGGGTGACGCCGGCCGAGCTTCGAGCGGAACGAGTCGGAGAGTGACCCGGCGAACGGGTCGAACACCGCGTCGACCGCGAGCGCGATGAAGGTCGCCGCGCCGGCCAGCGTGCCGGAGAGACCGAGCACCTGGTTGTAGTAGAAGAACAGGAACAGCTCGAACGAGGTGTTCTTGATGCCCTCGCCCGCCTGCCCGATGCCGTAGGAGACCTTGGTCAGGAGATTCAGCTTGGGCATCGGCGCATTCTACGGGATGCCCGCTACGCGCGCGGAATGAAACGCTCGAACAACGGCACCAGGTTCGGGCCTTTGCGAATGGTGTGGCCGCCGTCGACGGGAATCAGCTGGCCCGTGATCCAGCTCGCCTCGTCGGAGAGCAGGAAGAGCACGAGCCGCGCCACGTCCTCGGGCGCGCCGATGCGGGAGATCGGCATCAGCGACAGGTATTCGTCGCGCGCGACCGGCACCTCGGTGAGCGCGGTCGCGAGCGGCGTGCGGGTCACGCCCGGCAGAACGGAGTTCACGCGGATCTTCTGCGCGCCGAGCTCGTCGGCCGCGCAGCGCGTCAGCATGTCGAGGCCGGCCTTCGACACGCAGTAAGGCATCATCCACGGGTGCGTGAGCGCGCCGGCGATCGAGCTCACGTTCACGATGCTGCCGCCGTTCTCCTGCATGACGCGGCCCTCGGCGCGCAGACAGCGAAACACTCCGGTGAGGTTCGTGTCGAGCACGCGCTGGAACTCGGCGGTCTTGGTGGCGAGGATCGGGCCCGCGCCGCCGACGCCCGCCGAGTTCACCGCGAGGTCGAGCTTGCCGAAGCGCTTCACGGTCGCGTCGACCGCGGCATCGACCGACGCGTCGTCGGTCACGTCGCACGCGACCCAGGCTGCGTCGGGGCCGAGCTTGGCGGCGGCCTCGCGCAGAGTGTCTTCGCGGCGCGCGCAGATCATGACCTTGCCGCGCGCCGCCACCACCGCCTGCGCGCAGGCGAAGCCGATGCCCGTCGCGCCCGCAGTCACGAACGCGACCTTTCCAGACAGCTCGGGCATCAATGACTCCTCGGCGCGAAGACCACCGGCATGTGCTCGATGCCGACGATGAAGTTGGACGGCCGCCAGCGCGGCGGTGACGCAGGCTCGAGCGCGAGCTCGGGCAGCCCGGCCAGGAGCTCCTCGAACATGACCCGCAGCTCGAGCCGGGCCAGCGCGGCGCCCAGACAGAAGTGCGCGCCGTAGCCGCCGAACGCCACGTGGTCGTTGGGCGTGCGCGTCGGGTCGAAGCGGTCGGGCTCGGCGAACACGCGCTCGTCGCGGTTCGCCGCTTCGTACAACAGCAGCACCTTCTCGCCCGCGCGGATCTTCTGGTCGCCGAGCTCGGTGTCGACCGTGGCGGTGCGGTTCATGTTCTTGATGGGAGTCACCCAGCGCAGCATCTCCTCGACCGCGGTCGGAATGGCCGTGCGGTTCGCCGCGAGCGCGCGGCGCGCGTCGGGATGCTGGATCAGCGCGAGCATGCCGCCCGTGATCACGTGGCGTGTGGTCTCGTCGCCGCCCACCAGGATCAAGAGGCTCTCCTGGATCAGGTCCTCGTCGCTGAGTCTCTCGCCGTCGATCTCGGCGTGCACGAGCACGCTCATCAGATCGTCCTGCAGGGGCTTCGAGCGCCGGTCGGCGATGACTCTCTGGGCGTACTGCACGTACTCTGTGGCCGCGGTCATCATGCGCAGCTTCACTTCGGGCGGCGCGGCCGCGTCGGTGCCGGCGATCAGGTCGTCGGACCAGCGCAAGAGCTTCCCGCGGTCCTCGGGCGCCACGCCCAGGAGGTCGCCGATCACGATCATGGGCAGCGGCGCGGCGATCTCGCGCACGAAGTCACAGCGGCCCTTCCCCGCCACGGCGGCGATCAGCTCCCGGCAGATCGCGCGGATCTTGGGCTCGTGGTCGTCCACGCGGCGCGGCGTGAAGCCCTTGTTCACCAGGTTCCGGCGGCGCCGGTGCTGCGGGTCGTCGAGGTTGATCATCGACGGGATCGCGGGCGCGTCCGGCCGCGAGCTCATGCGCGAGCAGAACACTTCGGGATTCTTCGACACGGCCATCACGTCGGAGTGGCGAGACACCGCCCACAGACCGCCGCTGGGGTCCCAGTACACCGGGGCGTGTCGGCGCAGCCAGCGGTAGTGCTCGAGCGGCTGGCCGAGATAGAACGTTCCGTCGAGCAGTCGGATCTCGGGATTCTCCGGGGGGGCGCTCATCGTGGCATTCTACTCCGCGCCGGAGCGCGGGTAGGGTGCCCGCGCGAGCCACAGGAGCTCGCGTTTGAAATACGGCCTGTACCTGCCGAACTTCGCCGACTTCGGCGACGCGCGCGTGCTGGTCGAGCTGGCGCAGCTCGCCGAGGAGTCCGGCTGGGACGGCTTCTTCCTCTGGGACCACATCGCGCGGCCCGGCGCGCCGCCCGTGGTGGACCCGTGGGTCGCGCTAGCGGCGGTGGCCATGGCGACCCGGCGCATGCGGATCGGGGCGCTCGTGACTCCGCTGGCGCGGCGACGCCCGTGGAAGGTCGCGCGAGAGACCGTGTCACTCGACCGGCTGTCGGGAGGCCGTCTGGTGTTCGGCGCCGGCCTCGGCAGCCCGGGGGGCGCCGAGTCGGAGTGGGCGGCGTTCGGCGAGGAAGCGGACCTGCGCGTACGCGCAGAGATGCTCGACGAGGCGCTCGAGGTGCTCGCCAGCCTGTGGTCGGGCGAGCCCTTCAGTCACTCCGGCCGGCACTTCCCGGTGCGGCAGGCGGCGTTCCGCCCCACGGCCCTTCAGTCACCGCGCATTCCGGTGTGGATCGCGGGCTACTGGCCGAGCCGGGCGCCGCTGCGACGCGCGGCGCGCTGGGACGGGGTGTTTCCGCTGTTCCGCGACGGCCCCCCGCACGATGTGGCGCAGCTGCGCGAGGCCGTCGAGCTCGTCCAGTCACGGCGTGCGCCCGGCGCCGGACCGTTCGACGTCGTGTACTGCGGCGAGCACGCCGGCGGCCCCGAGCCCTACGCGCGCGCAGGGGCGACCTGGTGGCTGGCACGGGTCGCGCCCGACGCGTCGCTTGCGAGGACGCGTTCGCTCATCGCGGCGGGTCCGCCGGGGAGCTGAGCGACGCGCGCGGGTCGGCGAAGACGCGCGCCGGCGCGAGCGTCGCGAGTAGAAGCAGGCCGAGCGGCTGGACCGACAAGAGCGCGAGCGCCGCAGGCAGTCCCGCGCGGTCGGCCACGGCGCCCAGCGCGAGCGGCAGCCCGAGCTCGATCACGCCGAACAGCGTGAGCACCGCATTCACCGCGCCGGAGCGCCCGGGCAGCGCGCGATAGGCCTGCGCCTTCACCAGCGGATACTGCAGCGAAGCGAGCATGCCCACGACGAACAGCGCCGCCGAGAGCAGACCCGGCGCGGACAGCGACAGGAACACGAGCCACGCCGCCGCGCTGCCCAGCGCGCTCGCCCGCAAGAGCGCGCGCGGAGCGATGCGCGCGACCAGCAGGTCTCCCGCAGCCAGGCCCGCGAGCTCACCCACCATCAACGCCGACAGCGCAGCCGTGCGCGCCGCCAGCCCGAGCCCCGTCACGTCGGCGAGATACTGGCTGCCGAACGAGACCAGGATCTCGTCCATGAGCGAGCACAGAGTCACCGCCCCGGCGAACACCAGGAGCCGTGGCGCGCAGAGCGAGACACGCAGCGCCGCCCAGAGCGGCTCGTGCGCCTCCTCCGGGTCCGAGTCACTGGCCGCGCTCTCTTCCGGGAAGCCCGCCCGCGCCAGGAGTGTCGCCCAGACCAGGAACGCCACGCCGGAGGCCATGAACGCCGCGCGCCAGCCCGAGAGCACGAGCGCCCCGAGCGCCACCAGGCTGGGCGTGGCCAGGTCACCGAGCGCGCCGGCAAAGGTCCAGCGCACGAGCGCCCGCTCGAGGTCGTGCGGGCGCGCGTCGGCGAGCGCCGCCTGCGCGAGCGCCACGCCCGTGCCCGACGCCGGTCCGTAGAGCGAGAGAGCCGCGAACAGGAGCCAGTAGCTGGGCGCGAGCCCCGCGGCGAGACACGCCGCGCCCACGCTGACCAGCCCGCCGATCACGAACCAGCGCTTCGGGTAGCGGTCGGCCAGCAGGAAGATCACCGGCTCGATCACGGTCGCAGCGCCAGTCATGGCGAAGATCAGCCAGCCCGCCGCCTCGCCGTACGAGACACCGAACTCGCGCTGGATCTCCGGCGCGCCGACGAACGGCACACCCGAGCCGAGCTCGTCGAGGAATGCGACCGCGACCAGAAGAGTCGTCAGCCGCATAGGTCCGATGTTCGCGTGGGCACCCTACCCACGCTCAGGAGTCAGTGGGCGATCGCGTCCATGCCGGTGAGCTCCTTGCCGAGGATCAGGGTGTGGATGTCGTGCGTGCCTTCGTAGGTGCGCACGGTCTCCAGGTTCACCATGTGCCGCATCGAGCAGTAGTCGTCGACGATGCCGTTCGCGCCGAGCATGTCGCGCGCGAGCCGCGCAATCTGCAGCGCCACGTCGACGTTGTTCATCTTGGCCATCGAGACCATGGCGTGGTGCAGCTTGCCCTGGTCCTTGAGGCGTCCGAGCTGGAGGCACAGGAGCTGCGCCTTGGTGATCTCCGTGGCCATGAACGCCAGCTTCTGCTGCGGAATCTGCAGCGAGGCGAGCGGCCGGTCGAACACGATCCGCTCCTTCGCGTAGCGCAGCGCTTCCGAGAAACAGGCCTGCGCCGCGCCGATCGCTCCCCACGCGATGCCATAGCGCGCCTGCGTGAGACAGCCGAGCGGACCCTTCAGGCCCTTGGCCTTCGGCAGGCGATTCGCTTCCGGCAGCTCGACGTCGGACAGGAACAGCTCACTCGTGACCGACGCGCGCAGCGAGAACTTGCCCTTCATGTCGCGCGCCTCGAAGCCCGGAGTCCCGCGCTCGACGATGAAGCCCTGGATGTCGTCGTCGGTCTTCGCCCAGACGATCGCCAGGTCCGCGACCGTGCCGTTGGTGATCCAGCGCTTGGTGCCGTTCAAGAGCCAGCGGTCACCCTTGCGCACGGCCCGGGTCAGCATGCCGCCCGGGTTCGAGCCGTAGTCGGGCTCGGTGAGTCCGAAGCAGCCGATCGCGCGGCCCTCGGCCATGCGCGGCAGCCAGCGCTCCTTCTGCGCGTCGGACCCGTAGGAGTAGATCGGGTACATGCACAGGCCGCCCTGCACGGACGCGAACGAGCGCAGCCCCGAGTCACCGCGCTCGAGCTCCTGCATGACCAGGCCGTACGCCACGTTGTTCATGCCGGCGCAGCCGTAGCCGTGCAGGTTCGCGCCGAACAGGCCGAGCTCGGCCAGCTTCGGCACGAGCTCCATGGGGAAGGATCCGTCCTGCCGGACGTGCTTCACCACGACCGGCAGGAACTCCTTGTCGACGAACTCGCGCACCGTGTCGCGGGCGATCCGCTCCTCGGGCGCGAGTGAGTCCTCGATCCGATAGAAGTCGAGGGCCTCGAACGACATGAGAGCTCTCCTCCGGGGGCGAAATGGTACCCCGAAGGAGCGCCTTTCAGGCGCTTTCGGAGTGCTGGACGGGCTTGCCCTCGGCGAGGTCGGCGATCTGCTTCGAGATCTTGTTCAGCCGCTTGTGCAGCTTCTCGACCTCGGACTTGGAGGCGATGCCGAAGGCGTCGTACACGCGCGACCGGCCTTCCTCGACGCGCTCGTTCAGGTCTTTGTAGCCCTGCTCGGCGCGCTTGAAGAGGTCGCTCGCCTGCACGCGCTCCTGGACTTGCTCGGCGCGCTTGCGCACCTCGCGCTCCACGCGCTGGCGCTGGTGGTCGAAGCGCTCGCGCAGGTCTTGGAGCTGCTCGTCCAGGGACTTCAGCGCGTCGTTGAATCGATCGAAGCCGCTCGTTCTCGCGGTGGCCATGGGGATGTTCTCCTCTTGATGGCGGCGCACGATAACACGCTGCGTCACGGCGTCAAGAGGCATCTTTTTCGTGCAATTTTCGATAGTTGGCGTGCTTGCTACCGAAAACCACCCGCGAATTCAACGCGTTGCGCTAGTCACCATCGGATCAGCGCGGAGCCCCAGGTGAAGCCCGAGCCGAAGCCCGCCATGGCCACGAGATCGCCGTCCTTCAACCGGCCCGCCTGCACGCACTCGTGGAGCAGCATGGGGATCGAGGCCGCCGAGCAGTTCCCGTACTTCATGATGTTGTTGTAGGTGCGATCCTCGGGGATCCCCAGCCGCTGCGCGACGAACTGGTTGATGCGCAAGTTGGCCTGGTGGAAGAGGAACAGGTTCACGTCGCCCACCTGGACCTTGTTGTGCGCCAGCACCTCGTCGATCGCCTGGGGCATGCGCTCGATGGCGTGCTTGAAGACCAGGCGGCCCTCCATGTACGGGTACTGGCGGCCCTGGTCGAGCATCTCGTGCGTGATGCGCTGCGGCCAGAGGGACGACCCGGGCGCCTCGATCCAGAGCTTCCTGGCGTATTTCCCGTCGGCGTGCGTGTGCACCGACAGGATCCCGCGCTCGGGCTCGGGCGACGGCTCGAGGATCAGCGCGCCGGCGCCGTCGCCGAACAGCACCGTGACCTCGCGGCCGCGCGTCGAGAAGTCGAGCGCGGTCGAATGGACCTCGCTGCCCACGACCAGCACGCGGTCGTACTGACCCGAGCCCACGTAGAGCTCACCGACCTGCAGCGCGTAGAGGAAGCCCGTGCACTGACAGCGCACGTCCATCGCGGGGCAGCCCGAGATGCCCAGGTGCTCCTGCAGGAAGCACGAGATGCCCGGGAAGTCGTGCTGCGGCGAGAGCGAGGCGACCAGGATCGCGTCGATGTCCTCGGGCTTCAGGCCCGCGTTCGCGATCGCCGCGCGGGCGGCCTCGAACGCCAGCTCGGCCGGACCCATGCCCGCGTCGACGTGGTGGCGCTCGACGATCCCGCTGCGCTGCTGGATCCACTCGTCGCTCGTGTCCATGAGCTTCATCAGGTCGAAGTTGGTCACGACGCGCGGGGGCACGTACATGCCCGTGCCGGTGATCCGAACGCTCCTCATCACCTTCATCTCTTCTCCCCCTCGAACACGAGTCTCTCGGCGGCCTGCAGCATCTCGGGGATGCCGTCGCCGGTGAGCGCCGAGATGCAGATCCCGCCGAAGCGCTTCTCGACGCCGCTGCGCTCCTCGGCGTTGAGTCGATCGGACTTGTTGAGCAGGATCAGCTCGGGTTTGTGGCCCAGGTCGAGCTCCGCGAGAATCTCGTGCACGGCTTCGATCTGCTCGCGGATCTGCGCGCTCGACGCGTCGACCACGTGCAGCAGCACGGTCGCGTCGCGGATCTCCTCGAGCGTGGACTTGA
This region of Myxococcota bacterium genomic DNA includes:
- a CDS encoding MFS transporter, which encodes MPKLNLLTKVSYGIGQAGEGIKNTSFELFLFFYYNQVLGLSGTLAGAATFIALAVDAVFDPFAGSLSDSFRSKLGRRHPFMYGGAVPFGLMFYLLFAPPAGLGEAGLFLWLTTFAIAVRMAMAVYLIPHNALGAELSPDYHERTSIGGWRILFGFVGGFGASIVGLGYFFKDTVEHPFGQRNLAAYPHFALFFAALATGAVLWSALGTHSRIKYLPVPTHAPEPLSLGRFVRELADSLKSESFRALFVGTLVFFVTRGVQTTLGLHLSAHFWELGSREILSVNLLSLAGLVVGVPFWTILSRRLDKKPSFLAGVAIFSVAVVAGPVLKLLGIWPDRANETAYLGLLGFFGFFASFGGAAALISATSMMADLTDEHEYDTGRRQEGIFFGAVAFSGKASSGLGHLIAGVALDLIGFPVNAERGSVPPEIVRHLGMIYGPATILILMLGTFYFARYQLTATKLGEMQKVLEQRRTAVR
- a CDS encoding SDR family oxidoreductase — encoded protein: MPELSGKVAFVTAGATGIGFACAQAVVAARGKVMICARREDTLREAAAKLGPDAAWVACDVTDDASVDAAVDATVKRFGKLDLAVNSAGVGGAGPILATKTAEFQRVLDTNLTGVFRCLRAEGRVMQENGGSIVNVSSIAGALTHPWMMPYCVSKAGLDMLTRCAADELGAQKIRVNSVLPGVTRTPLATALTEVPVARDEYLSLMPISRIGAPEDVARLVLFLLSDEASWITGQLIPVDGGHTIRKGPNLVPLFERFIPRA
- a CDS encoding cytochrome P450, which translates into the protein MSAPPENPEIRLLDGTFYLGQPLEHYRWLRRHAPVYWDPSGGLWAVSRHSDVMAVSKNPEVFCSRMSSRPDAPAIPSMINLDDPQHRRRRNLVNKGFTPRRVDDHEPKIRAICRELIAAVAGKGRCDFVREIAAPLPMIVIGDLLGVAPEDRGKLLRWSDDLIAGTDAAAPPEVKLRMMTAATEYVQYAQRVIADRRSKPLQDDLMSVLVHAEIDGERLSDEDLIQESLLILVGGDETTRHVITGGMLALIQHPDARRALAANRTAIPTAVEEMLRWVTPIKNMNRTATVDTELGDQKIRAGEKVLLLYEAANRDERVFAEPDRFDPTRTPNDHVAFGGYGAHFCLGAALARLELRVMFEELLAGLPELALEPASPPRWRPSNFIVGIEHMPVVFAPRSH
- a CDS encoding LLM class flavin-dependent oxidoreductase → MKYGLYLPNFADFGDARVLVELAQLAEESGWDGFFLWDHIARPGAPPVVDPWVALAAVAMATRRMRIGALVTPLARRRPWKVARETVSLDRLSGGRLVFGAGLGSPGGAESEWAAFGEEADLRVRAEMLDEALEVLASLWSGEPFSHSGRHFPVRQAAFRPTALQSPRIPVWIAGYWPSRAPLRRAARWDGVFPLFRDGPPHDVAQLREAVELVQSRRAPGAGPFDVVYCGEHAGGPEPYARAGATWWLARVAPDASLARTRSLIAAGPPGS
- a CDS encoding MFS transporter — protein: MRLTTLLVAVAFLDELGSGVPFVGAPEIQREFGVSYGEAAGWLIFAMTGAATVIEPVIFLLADRYPKRWFVIGGLVSVGAACLAAGLAPSYWLLFAALSLYGPASGTGVALAQAALADARPHDLERALVRWTFAGALGDLATPSLVALGALVLSGWRAAFMASGVAFLVWATLLARAGFPEESAASDSDPEEAHEPLWAALRVSLCAPRLLVFAGAVTLCSLMDEILVSFGSQYLADVTGLGLAARTAALSALMVGELAGLAAGDLLVARIAPRALLRASALGSAAAWLVFLSLSAPGLLSAALFVVGMLASLQYPLVKAQAYRALPGRSGAVNAVLTLFGVIELGLPLALGAVADRAGLPAALALLSVQPLGLLLLATLAPARVFADPRASLSSPADPPR
- a CDS encoding acyl-CoA dehydrogenase family protein, translating into MSFEALDFYRIEDSLAPEERIARDTVREFVDKEFLPVVVKHVRQDGSFPMELVPKLAELGLFGANLHGYGCAGMNNVAYGLVMQELERGDSGLRSFASVQGGLCMYPIYSYGSDAQKERWLPRMAEGRAIGCFGLTEPDYGSNPGGMLTRAVRKGDRWLLNGTKRWITNGTVADLAIVWAKTDDDIQGFIVERGTPGFEARDMKGKFSLRASVTSELFLSDVELPEANRLPKAKGLKGPLGCLTQARYGIAWGAIGAAQACFSEALRYAKERIVFDRPLASLQIPQQKLAFMATEITKAQLLCLQLGRLKDQGKLHHAMVSMAKMNNVDVALQIARLARDMLGANGIVDDYCSMRHMVNLETVRTYEGTHDIHTLILGKELTGMDAIAH
- a CDS encoding beta-ketoacyl-ACP synthase III, which codes for MKVMRSVRITGTGMYVPPRVVTNFDLMKLMDTSDEWIQQRSGIVERHHVDAGMGPAELAFEAARAAIANAGLKPEDIDAILVASLSPQHDFPGISCFLQEHLGISGCPAMDVRCQCTGFLYALQVGELYVGSGQYDRVLVVGSEVHSTALDFSTRGREVTVLFGDGAGALILEPSPEPERGILSVHTHADGKYARKLWIEAPGSSLWPQRITHEMLDQGRQYPYMEGRLVFKHAIERMPQAIDEVLAHNKVQVGDVNLFLFHQANLRINQFVAQRLGIPEDRTYNNIMKYGNCSAASIPMLLHECVQAGRLKDGDLVAMAGFGSGFTWGSALIRW